The sequence below is a genomic window from Streptomyces sp. B21-105.
GCCGCTGAACTCGTCGGGCGAGCGGACGTCGACCAGGTTCTGGGCGCCGATGGCCGCCACGACGTCGTCACGGTAGGCACGGATGGCCGTGTTCTGCGGCTTGGCCTTGTAGTCGGTCGTGGCGCGCTCGGGCACCTCTTCGACCAGCTCGCGGGCGTCCAGCTCCCACTTCTTGCGGCCGCCGTCGAGGAGCTTGACGTTCTCGTGGCCGTACAGCTTGAAGTACCAGTAGGCGTAGGAGGCGAACCAGTTGTTGTTGCCGCCGTAGAGGATCACCAGCGTGTCGTTGGCGATGCCCTTCGCGGACAGGAGCTTCTCGAAGCCCTCCTGGTCGACGAAGTCACGGCGGACCGGGTCCTGCAGGTCCTTGGTCCAGTCGATCCGGATCGCGTTCCTGATGTGGTTCTTCTCGTACGCGGACGTGTCCTCGTCGACCTCGACGATGGCGATGTCGGCGTTGTCGAGGTTGGCCTCGACCCAGTCGGCGTCGACCAGTACGTCGCTGCGGCTCATGCTCGTTCTCCTCCGGGGCAGTTACGGCGGGGGTGTGCAAGACGAAGAGGGGTGCGCGACCGGGGCTCGCCGGCGGCGGCGCACGGATGCCCTCGGAAGAGGGCGGGGAGACGCGGAACGCCGGCGGCGCTTCCGCTCAGAAAGGACGACAGAGCATGGCGGCGACGCGGCACAGGTCTACTGCCCGCCGCTTCGTGAGATCCGCCTGTCGCTGCATCATGCCGTCGATCGTAGGGACGGACAGGCGGCCATGTCACCAGTGCTCCGCATAGTGAGACGCGATCGTCCGCATGCCGGGAAAGCAGAAGCGCCCGGACCGTGGGGGCACGGGTTCCGGGCGCTTGTTTCCGTCGTCGATCTTTCGCGCGGACGACCGCGTCTCGCCTGTCGGACATTTACCGTCCATCGGCGGTCGGACCGGCGGGGGCGTTCGTCGGTGGTCGGCCTTACCCGGCCAGCCTGACGTTCGAACCCTTCACGGAGATCTCGACGCCGTCCTTGCCCGCCTGGACCTTGTCGAGCTTGATGCCGCCGGGCAGGTCGTCGATCTTCTGCTGGAAGTCGGTGATCGAGCGCACCTCGTTCTCGGCGGCCCGGACCCCGCCGAAGCTGGGCAGCGAGTCGGCGTGCACGCGGACGGTGTCGCCCTGGACGGTGACCGTGCTCAGGACGTACACGGGCTGCGGCAGCTTGGTGCCGAGCACGGTGGCCTGGACGGCGACCTTGATCTTGCCGTTGCCGCCGTCCGAGAGGCCGACGACGTTGGCGGTGACGCCCCGCACCACCTCGGTCGGCTCGGCCTTGGCCGTCTTCAGCAGCTCGGCGTAGGTGATGGAGGCGGTGCCGGTGGCGCTGGCGGCGGTGGCGGAGCTGTAGTCGCCGGAGAACTCGACGCCCTTCATGTCCGCCTGGAGGTCGCCGATGCGGATCGTCTGACCGCTGGTGCCGGTCGCCGCCTGGTAGTCCTTGATGCCCACCTCGACGTCGTCCAGCGAGCCGCCGACGACCTGGGTGAGGAACGGGAAGCCCTTGATGGACACGTCCGGGGTGGCGGCGAGGCCCTCGTTGGCCTTGAGCTTGTCGGCCACCTCGCCCTCCGCGAAGTTCACGGCCAGGCGGTCCGCCAGCACGAACAAGCCGCCGAGGACCACGACGACGACCAGAAGTATGCGGAGTGCACGCATGACGGATATTCCCCCACCGGACGACCTGAACAGTTCACTGACAACGGTTCAAGGTAACCGTTGTCGAAAGGGCCGCCGCCGGATTGTCGATCACCTGTGACAGACCCTTACCGCTCTTACCGCCTTACGGCGGCTTCCTTACCCCGGGTTGCATACGCCCGGACTACGCCCGGTCACATACGCCCGGCTTCCTCACGCCAGCGCCCGCCCCAGGACGTACACCGCGGGCGCGGCCGCGGCCAGCGGCAGGGCGACGCCCGCCGTGAAGTGCACGAAACGGGAGGGGTAGTCGTAGCTAGCGACCCGGTGGCCGATGAGCGCGCAGACCGCCACGCCCGCGCCGAGCAGCGCGCCCTTCGCGCCCAGCCCCGTCATCCCGCCGACCGCGATGCCCG
It includes:
- a CDS encoding Ms5788A family Cys-rich leader peptide; the protein is MMQRQADLTKRRAVDLCRVAAMLCRPF
- a CDS encoding sulfurtransferase; its protein translation is MSRSDVLVDADWVEANLDNADIAIVEVDEDTSAYEKNHIRNAIRIDWTKDLQDPVRRDFVDQEGFEKLLSAKGIANDTLVILYGGNNNWFASYAYWYFKLYGHENVKLLDGGRKKWELDARELVEEVPERATTDYKAKPQNTAIRAYRDDVVAAIGAQNLVDVRSPDEFSGKLLAPAHLPQEQSQRPGHVPSARNIPWSKNANDDGTFKSDDELKELYADEQVDLAKDTIAYCRIGERSALTWFVLHELLGVENVKNYDGSWTEYGSLVGVPIELGANK
- a CDS encoding LmeA family phospholipid-binding protein → MRALRILLVVVVVLGGLFVLADRLAVNFAEGEVADKLKANEGLAATPDVSIKGFPFLTQVVGGSLDDVEVGIKDYQAATGTSGQTIRIGDLQADMKGVEFSGDYSSATAASATGTASITYAELLKTAKAEPTEVVRGVTANVVGLSDGGNGKIKVAVQATVLGTKLPQPVYVLSTVTVQGDTVRVHADSLPSFGGVRAAENEVRSITDFQQKIDDLPGGIKLDKVQAGKDGVEISVKGSNVRLAG